A window of Gadus morhua unplaced genomic scaffold, gadMor3.0, whole genome shotgun sequence genomic DNA:
GCTTTAAGCGTGTTAACTGCGTCAACTATTTCTACATCGCCTAGAATTGTCAAGGCACAGTGTTCCGCAAATGCTTTCAATTTTGTGGAATGGGTATACGTTTTCAAAGCTTCCTTGTACTGGTCTGGGGCAGCAATGGAAAGCTCGGCGATTGGTGCATTGACCACCACTGTATTACGGTCAACACCGACCTTTCGAAATGCCCCAGACATGGTTCCAAGCCTCTTGTAGCATTTAAGAATCTTTTTGTACCGGGCCAAAGCCTGCTCGGGATTCCGGGCTGCAATTAAGAGAACATACAATTAGTGCTATCTATAGTAGTAGTTTTGTCATTTAGATTACTGTACTCATACTGTACTCATctttaacacgcacacactatctccttgcacacacacacacaacgtcaaCTATGCTCAGTATGTGTTGCCGGTGAGAGGCAGGAGAAGCTACAGTGGTggaatgcccacacacacacagggtgaaggagcacacacacacagagtgaaggagcacacatacacaaaatctacttccctacacacacacacacacacacacacacacacacacacacacacacacacacacacacacacacacacacacactacactacactatgaATCTAGTGTGGCTTGTCAGCTACACACTTAAATCTGATTTCAATCTAGAATATGAGATGACCACAAGCTATTCCTCTAAAATTCACTGTGTGAGTGCTAGAAACAATCACACATGCAATGTCACATCATATGTGAAGAGCCAGCTTGGAGAACACAACACAGCGAAGCAGGAGTGATCTAGCACCCAGGTGAGTGGAAAGTGGTGAAATTAGTATTTCTAACCTCTTTGCAGAGTTTTTTCCATTTTAACCCTCTTGGATgccttctttctccctttccccttcttcttcctctttttgtCCTCTGAGGATGAGCTGTTGGATGACTCCGAGTCTGTACTCTTTGAACTCATCTCGGAGGAAGATGAGTCCAGTGTAGAGACACTATTGGAACCGGCAGTTGCTTTGGGCTCATCTTTTTTAAGAGCTGTTTAAAAAGACTAAAATACAAACATAAGAGTCACAACACATCATACATAACAACACATATGTGCACGCATACAATGCACAGCCAGATCCTGCAAGTTCATGGTCACACTTTTTCCCCCACTACTTTTTAAAGTAATTTTAATACTAATGTGAATGTTAAAACAACAATCACAATACTAATGTAAATTGTATTCGGGAGATATGCGAAtaacaggtacacaaacacacgcagactgaGAGTCAGACGTTCCTGTCATTAATTGATAGATGTAGCCTGCTGCCAAGCAATAGTAGTACTATTTCCGATGAAAGCAAAGACTGCCTCATAAACCAGAACCTTACTAAGCGAAGACTTTAACATCATGAGTTTGCGGTTGTGTGTTAATAACAACAGTTCAATAACCTGATGGACTGTGGAAAGGGAATGTGTGAAACTGctatagggctttgactttggcccaaaaatcatattcgaagtttgtttgtttattaatattaatattcgaatatattcgaatatttattaatactattttgaccattaaatgccttcagtaagacctgggctgaatctgaatacttagtacatactatttctgttcagtgtctactacttcaCCGtactacagctatgcgtagaacgcctctgaaactccaccggacgtttggagatgacgtatctcccctcagatgccggcaaaattaccttgataagttacctgttttccgtcttgtcatcgttgctattaaattaaaaatgtatctttttacttaattacttactttacttttttaatgtctctttttttcgccgctttctacgacgtctttctaagccgctgctagtgtcgggtcagccatctctttttcgttcgttaccagactccggttgcattgtgggatagcgtagggacctaccgttgtatactgtggcggtagtacgcattctttAACGTTTTCcatactacacaatgcgtactgagcattcggacgcgctatatttgtggcgtactacaaaatgcatactataagtatgagtattcggattcagccctggattgggtttTGCGAGATTGTTTTGCGAGGTtggtttaccggcgttgctatggttaccggtcttgcgtgttccaacggtttattaggtttctaataaatcgctgtctaatcaatacttcagtcactgcctcttccgtggtcattacaatattatgaatggactgcgtcaggttctccgacgtctctccctcttggcctgcccataacaggtttgaatattaagggctgcctaatatttgttcgaattttgatttattttttgatattcgaattatattcgaattacgaagttcgaagtcaaagcccacATTCTTGGACCATTCGGCAGATGACTGTGGCGGACTGGAGGCGAAGAGGACACGCAATGCCTTCCTTCGACCCTactaaaaacaaaccaacacttTGACTAAACATTGTGTTGGGAGACTTGCCGGATGCTAGTTGTTCCTTGAGGAAATCTCTCTCCTTGGTCAACTCCTCTATTTTCTCATTCTGCCATTCCATTTTCTTTTTGCACATCTGCAACTCATGTGCTTTATTGTTTAGTGCCAGCTGTGCTGTGGGGGCTGCTGACGCacctaaaataaatacatatgtcATTATTGAATGAATGTAGAAAATCTAATTAAAGTAAAATCACTGGACACTGGACAAATCACAGGAATTCAGTAAAATGTCATTCTTCTATTCAAGCACGGGTTTCATAAAGTAGCCTATAAAACATTAACTGTTAGCCTATTAAAGTAACCTCATCTGacagaaagaaattaaactaATGGATTTCAGTCAATTTCCTTTTCTAACGCCTGTATAGCTTATTGTTCAGGTATGCAGTGTGAAATACTATACAATTAGTTCATTACAGACTGCATTCAGAGGTTTTCATTCGGTTATCTTATACTGTCTTTATAATACGTTAACAAGATTAATTTGGTTTGCTGAAATCAGGAGAAACATGCTGAATTAATTTGTTGGCGTTCCATGGTAGTTAGGCTACAGTAAACTCTCACTTCTTATTCATTAAATTGCTGATGCAGTTCAGTGCCCCCGCATATGAGTAGCTAGCTACTATATGTGGCTGTACTGTATAAGTAGCTAGCAAGCTAGCAAGCAATCTACctcattgtcaatcaatgtaagtttaaaaaaacaacaaaaacacatatgTATACTCACCAACACTGCTGCCTTCCGCTTCTGTCTCCTCTACATATTTTTTTCCTCTGGTCTGTATCCGTTTTCTGTTTGCCATTATTACTGCTACTGTCAGCTGGAACAGGTGGCTATATCACTATAGAATAAGCGCGAAACCTTTCTTTGTCCCACGTTGATGACGCGATTCCTACTGAACGCAGGCGTTAGATTCTGTGGCAGCACGATCCTGGCGGCATCATTCACCAGTGTAATGACAAGATTCAGCAGTGTGAGAAACCTTCTACATCAGGAAGCTTCTAAACAAAATGCTTGGAAGCTTATTAAGTGGTTTCAGAGGAAGAAACTTTTGAGAAGAAAAATGAAATGCAGTAAATGCTATCATGGCATGGAGCTGAAGAGAAGACGCAACTGTGTAGACCAATATGCTTGGTAAGAAATGGATAGCTGAGATGAGATACATTCAGTTTGAATAGCATGATATGCTGCAATTTTTTATTGTAAAGAAACGAagtaatttattttttcaacttCATATGGGACTAGACTGAGCCTACTTGGGGTGCACATGTTGCACACTTGAAGAAAGTAACGCTAAACAGTGTGCTGGGAAAGATTGCCTTcatttatttacacatttacacatatttCAGCTCACTTCATAAGCAACGACTGCTTCCCTTTTCCTTATCATGTATTTTGTAGTTTATAGTAAAATATGGGGACATGTACAATTGTGctgattgtattttaattgtatgaTGCACCTCTCTAAATAACAACAACGGTATGTTACTGTTTGTTAGGATCTGTCGACGGGCTGCACATTACAGAAAGCCCACACAAAAATCTGTGCGGCATAAGTCAATGTTCAGTCATTCAAAGGTCTCTCTGAAAAATTGGATGCAATTTATGTACAGGTAGGTAAGCAATACATTTGAGTTTTAAGAAATCACCTCGCCATTCTGTTAATGTAATTGATTATGGAGCCATACTTTTATTAACTTTTTATAGTtgtacctttttattttaattgattaCTATTTGTTTTGTAGATGAACATGCTTAAGCCTACACTCAATGTATTACGATggcattattatttgtattattgtaatgtatgtgcTATTGTTGAGTTAACATTATATTTGTCATTGCTTGTTATTATTGGCTATGTTGGTACTTTTTAGTGTTATGCGTTATGTGTAAGGTTAACAATAGGTATATAATATAACCACCTTTATACAACCCTATTAGCAAAAATAACTACAAATGTTATTCCAAGGAATTACCAGTGCATGACAATGCAAAAGTGACTTAACATGTCATTGAAAGCTAAAACAGATAATGCGTAGAAAGACTGTTGTGTTGCTAGACATGGTGGCTGCTAGgtagtagagacagagagccttTAAAGTTCAGCAGTTAAGTGAGCAAGGACCTTTTGAAATAGCACCATGCACTTGAGCAGAGGAAGTGTAGAAAAGTAAAACACACCGAGAAAAAGAGCCTATATTTTGAGTACTTGAAACATGCcaagcattttctttttaaaaataaataaaagaacaaaATGAATAGTATAGAGTGCTCGGTTAATATGTGCTTGATTGTCTGAATATGATGTTAACCACATTTCTATGTTGAAGGTTCTCAAAGTATTTTTGGGTGCCGTCACGGCTGTTGATGTTTCAAACAAAACAGAGAGCTAGCATATTCAGCGGACAGGCAGCTAGTGGATCGTTAGGAGATGATTGCTGTATGTGACAAAATAAATGTTCTAGCTAAGAAACTGCGTAGCAAGATTTAAGCCAGTCAAGCTGAATTAATTATTGAAGAAACAATACAGTGTattgttttgctttttgctGGTCTCTTTGATTGTGTTAAATGTATTAACAGTACAACATTTTTTCTATTTACCTTTGAAGATTTTCACAGGGTCTTAGACTTAGACAAATTGACATGATGGAAGACAGCATTGCAGCCAGTTCAGCCACTCTGaccaaaatggccaaaaaaataagggaggcatgtgtgtttgcgatgGAGAGGTTGAGGAGGCGGACAGGTCAGCAGATTGGTGGGAGAAGGGAGTTTGTAGCTATTGATGAGAGCCATTTTCGACACAAACGAAAGGTATGTTTTTAGCTTTAGTTTACAACATTTTGATACTTGTGAAAAACAGTAGTTAAtctagttatttttttatattaatatgatTGTATAATAGTAAAATATATAACTGATTAtatctgtattgtttttttcctgTATAAGTATGGAAGAGGAAGGatggctggtgggtggaggcgGCGGAAGTGGGTATTTGGGATGCTTGGCGTGAATGGAGAGGCAAGGAGGCCAGTTTTGCGCCTTGTAGAGAAGAGATCCAGGGGGCACCTCGTGCCTTTAATAGTTCACCATGTCAGACCAGGGACATCAATTATAAGTGATGAATGGCGTTCCTACCGTGTACTCTCAGGGCTTGGGTACCACCATCATACTGTGAATCACAGTAGGTGGTATGTTGATCCGCGTACGGGGGCTCATACTCAGCACGTGGAGAGGGCCTGGCGCTCTTACAAGGAGCAGATATGGAGACTGAGGGGCAATCGGTCAGAAAGTCTGCTCTCTGACCATTTGACCCTCATAGAGTGGAACGAGTGGCTGGCGAAAAAGCACCACCATGGTGTATTTGGTCGGCTAATGCACGACATCTCAAAAAAATATAAGTAGGCCTAGGTAGTGTTAATTAATTGTACATGCATatgtttatattgttgtttgtttgttttatgacaACATAAGTAtgcattaattgtatttttttatttattgtaatttgcctttttttaatgtttgttcaATACCATTGTTCATAGCTTATTTTcagtttctttttttccccctgggGTGTGTGATCTTAGTcactgtttaaaaacacaatttgtgttgaaaataattataatgtattgagttttaaataaatatttgtacgttttcaacactttgacatttctttcccttttcttaaaataataCTTATTTTACTTGTGTCTCTTTGGTATCTGCTAGCTTTTGCCACTCATTTATAAATACTTTGAAAAGCATAGCAAGTCCTCACTTTAGATGGGCTCACACCATGTAGTCAACTAATCCGTAGTAACTCATGAGTTAATCATGAATTGAAGTGTTGTTAAGTGCTTGTTAAAGATGCAGTAACACAAACTATCCGTAGGCATATTTCTGAAGGCATGTCCAAatagaataatacatatttgtgtcCAGGTTATGTTTGCAATTCATTTATAAATGCTTTGTAAAGCATAGAAAGTGCTCACTTTAGAGGTTAGGTTATAACCTAATTGGTAAGTATTTGTAACATGTGTATTAACACCCCAGCTATTAGTTGAGGCCTATTTCTAAAtcataacattttatttaaggcatgaaggtaaaattacttttttagaaggcttatttactatgaacaaaCCATTTATAACTGTTTGAAAAAATGCTTTACTAATGATACGTTatgtatgaacaataaatagctaatggtgaacaaaccattatttaatagttttttagaaggcttatttactatgaacaaaccatttataactgtttgaagaaatgctttactaatgatacgttatgtatgaacaataaataactaatggtgaacaaaccattatttaatagttttttagatggcttatttactatgaacaaaCCCATTTATAACTGTGTGAAGAAATGCTTTACTAATGATACGTTatgtatgaacaataaataactaATGGTGAACAAACCATTACCCAATAGGTAAAAAATGCTTAATAAATGATGAATTGTGTGtagttattataaagtgttaccgaaaTGTTTTCAGCATGATGAGGCACGCTCTCAAACCGACAGCCGTTCTGTCCGTCTTCGCTGTTGGCCCGTTCCCAGATGACCATCAGGCCGGGGCTTTTAATGCACCTCCCTCAGCAGAACGCACTCGCCTACAGGTGAGACCGCCGTAATATTCTACTATATTTCTGTTGACAAAGTACACAATAATAGAGAGACGCCGAGatggtttattggcctgtggcgtGTGCCCTTGCGACTACTGACacaccatggcatatgccgctCAGGAACGGTACCTgccgttcccaacaatggtatatgACACCAGCACATTAGTAGGAGTAGGTAACATCCAAAGTATTTATTACCAGGAAGTTGTGAATGTACTCTTTCAGACGCATTTCCAGGAAAAGATTTTATTCGCCTCAATACGGTGTGTGATCAATAATctaaagaaaatatgaaattaaGCAAGCTGTACCTTAGTTTCTCCGTGAGAAAAACGTCTGCTGCCCCATGTAGCATTAAAgaatattattatgtattattaatgAAGATataaaagcaaaaaagcaaGGAAAGTAAGATCCGTTGAAGGAAGAGTTTCACCAAACCCAAAGTAAGTGTTCAGAACCAAGTCAGAACATTAAGAGGTTCTAAAGGTTCAGAGTAAAGATTGAGCTGCTGGGCTCCTCAGTGTGGAAGACAAATGAGGAAGGAGACTTCAAGAGCAGCTAACCACGTGTAAAGCCTTCACGATGGTCCCAACGCTCCGTCAGGGCGCGGCCTCCACCCGAACACAACCTAATCTGGTGAAGTGATAAGATAAGATGGAGCAAAGGttggaggaagtccatataaAGCTATAAACCACCAGGTCCCCGTAATGATGATGGAGGTTAAAACAGTGGAACTAAAGTTACTTCACGGCTATAAAGTTCTGCTGTACTTTGTATCGTGTGCTGTGAAATCATGTGACTCCCATCGTATCAAAATACGGTGGGAGAAAAAGACTGGACAGGCAACCAAGAACatagtaaaatatatttttaaatgtatccACGCTGTCAGAAACATCTTGGATCAAACCAGATCCCAGACCTGGGCCTGAGTAAGAGCTGTCATTAAAACAATCAATCATTAACCAACTGAAGAGGACTACTGTTTTACCtactccacacgcacacacacacacacacacacacacacacacacacacacacacacacacacacacacacacacacacacacacacacacacacacacacacacacacacaaccagataaGATAACTGTATAAATCCCATGAGGGAGATGGTTCCACCTCTTAAGGAGGTCGATGTGGTCAAGGCCGCCTCAATGCGCAGGcttacctgggctgaagccccagggcctacgactatcagggggcctatcatgagctgcagaGGTCAGGACCAGGTCCGGAcccggaccgggaccaggacgcGCACTAGGACTCGGAGCGGGGcctggaccaggacccggaccgGGACAAGGAACAGGACCCGGACCCGGACTGGGACAAGGAACAGGACCCGGACccggactgggactgggaccgGGACAGGGACCCTGACCGGgaatctggatcaaaccatttgacCTGATCCCCCCGcaataacccttcatatctggatcaaaccacttaaaggttgggtaggtgatttgcgaaacgccagcagattttgaaaatacacaactcaaatggtcctaccccctctccttcaacgctgactctgactccacccattccaagtacctggacgcgcaatcatgcacgagcgcgaacagagatgcgcgagagcgagccaggctagcgtaggttttcgtttaacaacatggcactacattcagctgtaagttgcacccagtaccgcgggaagtaggagtgctgggggtgctgcaacaccccctgtccgaggccctgtcttatcacagaaaacgatcatttctaaaaactccggccaaagtggagatttctgaaaacgccggttatgtgttgtcgtgtcaacggggagaaacgggattttaggttctgaagcgtcacattatgcaccaggaaatgcttaacgtcatgtgagcgcccgctgtaccgtattggtccgaatataaacacaaatcccattgtaagacgacctatatttggaaaaaagatttgaagaccagatccgttttttatgaataaataaattgtattcattgaaataatatacgaaaataaaaaggcatcgaataaaacactgcattgccactaaacagtagtgcaaataggccgtactgatgtgtacaccaaagactattcctgacactcctctgccccgctgtgttcgctctggctgtggtcgctccgaactgtttcggcccgtggcaaagcgagtcatcctcgctgctgtccaaggcattttgagacgcagcatttatttaatgctcatatgacctagtgctgaaaaaaggttcttgttctgtgagcagctggatgtgaacgatcgattttcaactgtccgcgcatgcactggtgtaattgagctgcgctgctatacatctttttttatcaatgtaatgtgagttgcgagtctagtgcaggctgagtttttttttcccagcaccccctgctgagaatacgttctcgctgcaatggttggaccagatgttataaacattaaacggtcacataaatcattactatttttagaaaatgtatgtttgtttcatataattgtattggaagtcctggttttcactagggttgccgcggtgtggacattttcacaccgagtaatacactcgtaatacaccggtattaccgagtataaacggtataaactttgaaactaggtcaaccgccacacaagcatcggtttttagacccttctcgtccttcagttgccgccaacgttcgaaagcagcgcctaggattattcttgatttcagtttttctctttcagcgtttttattatcaattactctctgaaaaagagttttccttctctttgctggtggtggtggggatggtggcgtcttgtctgccatggaaattgtcttctactgctaggtccaaatgtggattaactagttccagtagctaccgcaggataacaacaaacaggagcttgctctgggtcacgagctctgggtcacgagtactgcacgaaggggtcgcgcgcggggcgcgggggagggggagtgcagtacgaccgtttgattgacgtacttactgtccaatgcaactcggtggcaatggaaatgattggctggagtttttcgagccctgcccgttccacagatgattgacttgtttaattttcatgtcagtacttctaactcagtggctgtaagcgggttatgataaggatttcaagtaattttgcaaaaatggccaaaaaagcaaatcacctatacaacctttaacctgatccccccacaataacccttcatatctggatcaaaccacttAACCTGATCCCCTCacaataacccttcatatctggatcaaaccacttAACCTGAcccccccacaataacccttcatatctggatcaaaccacttAACCTGAcccccccacaataacccttcatatctggatcaaaccacttAACCTGAcccccccacaataacccttcatatctggatcaaaccatttgacCTGATCCCCCCGcaataacccttcatatctggatcaaaccatttgacctgatccccccacaataacccttcatatctggatcaaaccacttAACCTGatccccccacaataacccttcatatctggatcaaaccacttAACCTGATCCCCTCacaataacccttcatatctggatcaaaccacttAACCTGAcccccccacaataacccttcatatctggatcaaaccacttaacctgacccccccaccatacccacaatgcactgcgtGTGAGTGTAACCTGGGCTCTCTCTCCACAGGCTGACCCGAGGCTGCCGCGTGACGCCGCGTGACGCCGCATGACGCCGGcttggtttgtttggtttggttagcaGGACGCTTAGCGTCGCCATGCTACCTGGGCTTGTATCTATTATTACCGGTATTCATATCTGTGACCTGTTCTGTATACTCTGTATTGTATTCACTGTTTCCTCGTTGGAGCTCCGTCTGCACCAACCTCTGTAAGCGTGGACTCTGGTTGCTCTTGTTCCGCCTTTCTGATAGATAAGACAGCTCTGTTAGAGAGACGGATATGAATCAATCATTAACCAACTCAAGAGGGTTTACCTGTacgccacacacgcacgcactgaaacacacacacacacacacacacacacacacacacacacactcacacgccgtcaccaccaacacccccccatcagggacggtcagacaggggaaccaatgagcagagtccattaaacctgcttgccccccccccccccatcagggacggtcagacaggggaaccaatgagcagagtccattaaacctgcttgcccccccccccccaccagggacggtcagaaaggggaaccaatgagcagagtccattaaacctgcttgccccccccccccatcagggacggtcagacaggggaaccaatgagcagagtccattaaacctgcttggcccccccccccccatcagggatggtcagacaggggaaccaatgagcagagtccattaaacctgcttgcccccccccccccaccagggacggtcagacaggggaaccaatgagcagagaatatatacacctccacacacacattaacacacatcagctcagccacaatatattaattaatatatacacctccacacacacattaacacacatcagctcagccacaatatattaattaatatatacacctccacacacacacattaacacacatcagctcagccCCAATATtaggggtgaaacggatcagtgtgtccacggttcggttcagataaccgttttgggcctcggtttcggatacggttcggattaggatcatgtccgttttagtaaaaaggcagacttttttttgacggagggtttgggggagaaacacaaaaatgaatgagacccacaggctatttgcaatgtgttgattgactgcaatcagataacttgcaaggcttttttgtgcaataaatgttcccctaaatgcatttgaaaacatggtgcactgacacatgtaagggataacggccgacgaggcttagaactctggcgacgagcgcag
This region includes:
- the LOC115539088 gene encoding coiled-coil domain-containing protein 106-like — its product is MANRKRIQTRGKKYVEETEAEGSSVGASAAPTAQLALNNKAHELQMCKKKMEWQNEKIEELTKERDFLKEQLASALKKDEPKATAGSNSVSTLDSSSSEMSSKSTDSESSNSSSSEDKKRKKKGKGRKKASKRVKMEKTLQRARNPEQALARYKKILKCYKRLGTMSGAFRKVGVDRNTVVVNAPIAELSIAAPDQYKEALKTYTHSTKLKAFAEHCALTILGDVEIVDAVNTLKASGKLLPLKKK